From one Paramormyrops kingsleyae isolate MSU_618 chromosome 1, PKINGS_0.4, whole genome shotgun sequence genomic stretch:
- the si:dkey-154b15.1 gene encoding RNA-binding protein 43, with translation MDSSKARRTLVVSGVPDALPPSRMADKLVIHFQRSKNLGGDVQHVQYPTNLKGVAFVTFDGIQDAERVLKVDHVLEDKEFPDAYPVTVFRFSEDVFLFFRAEVDLSMFGDLNGLIQELKDSHRSVRFSLLMSKRAAVVEGPFKAMKKLREDLITRMQSTGYRSRESGAGRCVVSVVGGLQEDSTWVDTNVFKYIWKFQHRKLDRCFQKYAVEIETQKQGDLTQIILSGTEHSLIMSARSELEQLVATWMSDLRTQKIDYGSLDRHQRERLLGFCKDASLQHPDVLFVSMETCIEVVGPSASSYNFCKEVEGMMCDTNKQPSKNAYLS, from the exons ATGGACTCGTCAAAAGCGCGCCGCACCCTGGTCGTCTCCGGCGTCCCGGACGCGCTGCCCCCCAGTAGGATGGCAGACAAGCTGGTCATTCACTTCCAGCGCTCCAAGAATCTCGGGGGTGACGTGCAGCATGTCCAGTATCCCACCAATCTTAAGGGTGTCGCGTTTGTTACATTTGACGGAATTCAAG ATGCTGAGAGGGTATTGAAGGTGGATCATGTATTGGAAGACAAGGAGTTTCCTGATGCATATCCAGTCACTGTGTTCAGGTTCAGTGAGGAT GTTTTCTTGTTTTTCCGTGCTGAAGTTGACCTTTCCATGTTTGGTGACCTAAATGGACTAATCCAGGAGCTAAAGGACAGTCACAGATCGGTGAGATTCTCCTTACTGATGTCTAAGAGAGCAGCCGTAGTTGAAGGACCCTTCAAAGCGATGAAGAAGCTGAGGGAAGACCTCATAACACGAATGCAGAGCACGGGGTACAGGAGCAGAGAGTCAGGTGCAGGGAGATGCGTGGTTTCAGTGGTGGGTGGACTTCAGGAGGATTCGACTTGGGTGGACACAAACGTCTTCAAGTATATCTGGAAATTTCAGCATCGAAAACTGGATCGGTGTTTTCAGAAGTATGCGGTGGAGATTGAGACACAAAAACAAGGTGACCTCACCCAGATTATATTAAGTGGGACCGAGCACTCATTGATAATGAGCGCCAGGTCAGAATTGGAGCAGCTGGTGGCCACCTGGATGTCCGACTTAAGAACACAGAAGATAGACTATGGCAGCTTGGACAGGCACCAGAGGGAAAGGCTGTTGGGCTTTTGCAAGGACGCCAGTCTGCAGCACCCTGATGTTCTGTTTGTGTCCATGGAGACGTGCATCGAGGTCGTCGGCCCCTCTGCATCCAGCTACAATTTCTGTAAGGAGGTGGAGGGCATGATGTGCGACACCAATAAGCAGCCCTCCAAGAACGCATATCTCTCATAA
- the nmi gene encoding N-myc-interactor — MEVTATLQELELWKAKVIEAENEKSRLILEKMDCEDQKKKFQKETIHMISVLKEKEAEHLRMTEELETLNSDAEKRNRTLRERIKAHEDALKVKTEEYCLLQQQSKVKTDIPEKKVKFAHVIQEKDAEKYDYETTESQFTISQKPCLLLRGGQALITFEEDKVAEKILMLPNCCVLVDNKRMDVKPVSVTLEPSVKFQIHFSISKRKIKFSDVPPVLDENRMRDRLELSFSKPSLGGGEVEELAYDKTRSAGHVTFLNTGVAESLCLKKKYTINVGEKIDACIQPYFDYELKQFQTFCGVPKRTVLLEDIKDFLDEEDMQDHLEIYFQKPSNFGGEVDAIKYTSKGGVKAYFSDDMHKPEA, encoded by the exons ATGGAAGTGACAGCTACCTTACAAGAACTGGAACTTTGGAAG GCCAAGGTTATAGAAGCAGAAAATGAAAAATCCAGACTGATACTGGAGAAAATGGACTGTGAAGACCAAAAGAAAAAATTCCAGAAAGAAACAATACATATGATTTCAGTGCTAAAGGAGAAGGAGGCTGAGCATTTGAGGATGACAGAAGAACTGGAG ACCCTTAACTCCGATGCTGAGAAGCGCAACAGGACTCTGAGGGAACGCATAAAAGCGCATGAAGATGCACTGAAAGTGAAAACAGAAGAATACTGTTTGCTTCAGCAACAATCAAAG GTTAAGACTGACATCCCAGAGAAGAAGGTGAAGTTTGCACATGTGATACAGGAGAAAGATGCAGAAAAGTATGATTATGAGACCACTGAGAGTCAGTTCACCATCAGCCAGAAACCCTGTCTTCTGCTGAGGGGTGGGCAAGCCCTTATTACCTTCGAAGAAGACAAAG TGGCAGAAAAAATACTCATGTTGCCAAATTGTTGTGTCCTTGTGGATAATAAGAGAATGGATGTGAAGCCTGTTTCTGTGACCTTGGAGCCATCTGTGAAGTTTCAG ATTCACTTCAGCATCTCAAAGAGGAAGATCAAGTTCTCTGATGTGCCTCCTGTCCTGGATGAGAATCGCATGAGAGACCGGCTGGAGCTAAGCTTCTCTAAGCCCAGCCTAGGAGGAGGGGAGGTGGAAGAGCTGGCCTATGACAAGACGAGAAGCGCCGGCCATGTCACCTTCCTCAATACTGGAG TTGCTGAAAGTCTGTGTCTGAAGAAGAAATACACCATAAATGTGGGTGAAAAAATTGATGCATGTATCCAGCCATATTTTGATTACGAGTTGAAACAGTTCCAG ACATTCTGTGGAGTGCCCAAGCGAACGGTGCTCTTGGAAGACATCAAGGATTTTCTGGATGAGGAAGACATGCAGGATCATCTGGAGATCTACTTCCAGAAGCCCAGCAACTTTGGGGGCGAGGTGGATGCTATCAAGTACACCTCCAAAGGAGGAGTTAAGGCCTACTTCAGCGACGACATGCATAAACCTGAGGCGTGA